Proteins encoded together in one Oreochromis aureus strain Israel breed Guangdong linkage group 23, ZZ_aureus, whole genome shotgun sequence window:
- the lancl1 gene encoding glutathione S-transferase LANCL1, which produces MDTRALKNPYPDYDGSPASTQAFFDFQGKLTPEFAQRLSSKISELLGVMENGLRSADPRDCTAYTGWTGIALLYLHLHDVFREPSFLQKALEHVTQSLKCLTRRHDVTFLCGDAGPLAVAAVVYYRLQRVQESDECVNRLMQYYQTVVKGSGGLPDELLYGRVGYLYSLVFINQQLGKDRIPDGYIQQITQAVLESGEHLSRKFRVQNQSPLMYEWYQEQYVGAAHGLAGIYYFLMQPGFVFSEELVHRLVKPSVDHVCRLKFPSGNYPPCIGDDRDLLVHWCHGSPGVVYMLLQAYKAFRVPQYLGDALQCGEVVWWYGLLKKGYGLCHGAAGNAYTFLALYRHTQDPKHLYRACMFADWCMNYGKHGCRTPDTPFSLFEGMAGTIYFLADLLHPMSARFPAFEV; this is translated from the exons ATGGACACAAGAGCCTTGAAGAATCCCTACCCCGACTATGATGGGAGCCCCGCATCCACACAGGCGTTTTTTGACTTTCAGGGAAAG CTCACACCAGAGTTTGCCCAGCGGCTGAGCAGCAAGATCAGCGAGCTGTTAGGTGTCATGGAGAATGGGCTTAGGTCTGCTGATCCCAGAGACTGCACTGCTTACACAGGCTGGACAG GCATCGCCCTGCTCTATCTGCACCTCCACGATGTGTTCAGGGAGCCCTCGTTCCTTCAGAAAGCACTCGAGCATGTCACCCAGAGCCTCAAGTGCCTGACCCGGCGCCATGACGTCACCTTCCTGTGTGGGGATGCGGGCCCGCTGGCCGTGGCTGCTGTCGTCTACTATCGCCTTCAGAGAGTGCAGGAGAGCGACGAGTGCGTCAACAG GCTGATGCAGTATTACCAGACGGTGGTGAAGGGTTCGGGCGGGCTGCCAGACGAGCTGCTGTATGGGCGGGTGGGCTACCTCTACTCACTGGTCTTCATCAACCAGCAGCTTGGAAAAGACAGGATTCCAGATGGATACATCCAACAG ATCACCCAGGCTGTGCTGGAATCGGGTGAGCACCTCAGTAGGAAGTTCCGGGTCCAGAACCAGAGCCCCCTGATGTACGAGTGGTACCAGGAGCAGTATGTGGGGGCCGCCCACGGCCTGGCTGGCATCTACTACTTCCTCATGCAG CCTGGCTTTGTCTTCTCGGAGGAGCTCGTGCACAGGCTGGTGAAACCCAGTGTCGACCACGTCTGCCGTCTTAAGTTCCCCTCGGGAAACTACCCTCCCTGCATCGGGGACGATCGAGACCTGCTGGTGCACTGGTGCCACGGATCTCCGGGGGTCGTGTACATGCTCCTGCAGGCCTACAAG GCTTTCAGAGTTCCTCAGTACCTGGGCGACGCTCTGCAGTGCGGGGAGGTGGTGTGGTGGTACGGCCTGCTGAAAAAGGGCTACGGCCTGTGCCACGGCGCGGCTGGTAACGCCTACACCTTCTTGGCGTTGTACCGGCATACGCAGGATCCGAAGCACCTGTACAGAGCCTGCATG TTTGCAGACTGGTGTATGAACTACGGCAAACATGGATGTCGGACACCAGACactcccttctctctctttgaAG GCATGGCGGGCACCATCTACTTCCTGGCTGACCTTCTGCATCCAATGAGCGCCCGCTTCCCGGCCTTTGAGGTGTAG
- the LOC116332146 gene encoding long-chain specific acyl-CoA dehydrogenase, mitochondrial-like, whose translation MVIASCEFMFEETRNYVMQRKAFCKTVAHLQTVQHKLAELKTEICVGRAFLENCLDLHSVPAAPRRLGGICGLASSAYLQRNQ comes from the exons ATGGTCATAGCGAGCTGTGAGTTCATGTTTGAGGAAACCAGAAACTATGTAATGCAGCGGAAGGCTTTCTGCAAAACAGTCGCTCACCTTCAG ACTGTGCAGCACAAGCTAGCAGAGCTAAAGACTGAGATCTGTGTGGGTCGAGCCTTCCtggaaaactgccttgacctccACTCAGTGCCTGCAGCTCCACGGAGGCTGGGG ggCATTTGTGGACTCGCGAGTTCAGCCTATCTACAGAGGAACCAATGA
- the mylz3 gene encoding myosin, light polypeptide 3, skeletal muscle, protein MTEFTPDQIEDFKEAFGLFDRVGDSQVAYNQVADIMRALGQNPTNKSVNKILGNPSADDLANKRLNFDAFLPMLKEVDAQPKGTYDDYVEGLRVFDKEGNGTVMGAELRIVLSTLGEKMNEQEIDALMAGQEDENGSVHYEAFVKHIMSV, encoded by the exons ATG ACTGAGTTCACACCGGACCAGATTGAGG ACTTCAAGGAGGCTTTTGGTCTCTTTGACAGAGTTGGTGACAGCCAGGTGGCTTACAACCAGGTGGCTGACATCATGCGTGCTCTGGGCCAGAATCCCACCAACAAGTCCGTTAATAAGATTCTGGGCAACCCATCTGCCGATG ACTTGGCCAACAAGAGGCTCAACTTTGACGCTTTCTTGCCTATGCTGAAGGAGGTCGACGCTCAACCCAAGGGAACCTATGATGACTACGTTGAGGGTCTTCGTGTCTTCGACAAGGAGGGCAATGGCACAGTCATGGGTGCTGAGCTGCGTATTGTGCTGTCCACTCTGG GAGAGAAGATGAACGAGCAAGAGATTGATGCCCTTATGGCCGGTCAGGAGGACGAGAACGGCAGTGTGCACTATGAGG CTTTCGTCAAGCACATCATGTCTGTGTAA